A segment of the Babylonia areolata isolate BAREFJ2019XMU chromosome 20, ASM4173473v1, whole genome shotgun sequence genome:
gtggccggctcctgcccagagttgagtgtgctgtgggcttaaatggggagactgggaccacacagtcgagtgtcatccacttcaaggatgcgtctttgggtgtgttgctctaattacctgaccaacactgcaagtgtctgtatctctcgggcctggttaacgccgggatatcattatgacaggaagcgtagagtacagccttgtcacgcagtcccaaaccaaaatggacctccatagcaacatcgtcttcatcatcgtcatcctcctcctccttcatcgtcatcaataaaaaaaaataaaaaaaagaagtctcaaagtctgtggcctttcatgccctgctctcatggtgacctcagtttcgatacccctccacttccgtgcttggggtgagtcctgtcaatgtcgtcagtgtcggcagattcatgggtggctgttgtttgagggacgtggtggcggtctccactctggaggggacgctcactcagtctggctccgcgactaagccattattgtcgttagtagggggcttagtaggtggtgtcctaagtacgttaaaaacagaacaggcaccactgaacaccaccgaagtgactcagcagcagtgcagggtctcctctggtgtgtggcctcctcgcgacctaacatcgatggttccgtgtggactgccgacgctggaactgcgacggacgaacccgggtgtgtccgtgtgtgggggaatctaaatgagcggcgtgggagtaatgccactgaaacggtgcagatgatggggcagcaacaaaaaaaaaaaaaaaaaaaaaaaaaaaaagaatgaatacgaaaaaaaaccagaaaaaccccccagaaaaaacaaacatgatccaccaaacaataaaaatatcaagtaaataatgcttggattaaaaagaaatacattccttaaaaatacacatttttttaagacacacacatacatgcacgcgcacaccccGGCACActcgcacccacccaccaacccccccccacccccccccccccccacacacacacacacacacacgcgtgcgcgcaccaacacacattaaatatatcaactgcactaaaacaggattacgccGGCGAGTAGTATAAacatctctagcataaaactccatgtgatGAACAGACTTTTTCCCTGAAGGATGCCGTGGTCTAGGCCTTGGACTGATCCTGGTTGTCCTGCTGGGGTGTCAGTCCTGGCTGTGGGCAGGTGGCCGGGGCGAAGTCATGGCAATGTCCTGGCAATGTCCCTCTGCTACCCGTGCATCACCACAACTCGGGCAAACGAGAGACAGCAGAGGGCAGCAGTAACCAGTGACGTCACAGCAGCAAGTGATGACGCGGAGCACGCGGCCAGCCGGGTGCAGACGTCACAGTGGtggcggggaagggggcgggagtCGCTCGCGTCTTGGACCATCTCCGAGAAGACGTTGGTCCAGAAGGTCGTCACGTTTTTCACCACTGTCGCCCTGAAGAAATAatggtacacaaacacacacacacacacacacacacacacacacacacacacacgcacgcacgcacgcacgcgcgcgcgcgcacacacacacacactatatatatatatatatatatataataaacaggAAGAGCGGGAGATCAGTACGAGAATGCATCAATGCACGGAATTGGCACATGGAaaaagaatgtatgtgtgtatgtatgtacgtgtgaatGTATGCACGTACATTATGTATGTCCATTCTGAGGGCAGTCAAAGCGGAGAGACACAATAACCTGCAGGTGAAGAAAGGGTCAAATAGTACTCTCACAGCCgggatctctttctttctcccttgtgATTCAGGTTCCTGTTCTTTAGAATGCAAAGGAATTACGATACAGGCACTTGAACCGTCAAAGCCATGCATTAATCATGTGGTATTTCAGAcctatgatgagtgtgtgtgtgtgtgtgtgtgtgtgtgtgtgtgtgtgtgtgtgtgtgtgtgtgtgtgtgtgtgcaaaggaatTACAATACAGACATTTTAACAAAGCCATCCATTGATAATGTAATATATAGACCtacgttgattttgttgttgttgttgatgttgttgttgttgtcaaaacgTTTTCCATATTTTAAGCACATGAACACGAGATGTAGTGTATTAATACACACAGCTCGAAAAACTGACACCCAAAACCACGGGATCTAACCTAAAAacgtttttatcttatttctaagcacataaaaacaaaatatagtgcagcttgtcgtcagtagggggcttagtaggtggtgtcctaagtacgttaaaacagaacaggcaccactgaacaccaccgaagtgactcagcagcagtgcagggtctcttctggtgtgtggcctcctggcgacctaacatcgatggttccctgtggactgccgacgctggaactgcgaaggacgaacccgggtgtggccgtgtatgggggaatctaaatgagcggcgtgggagtaatgccactgaaacggtgcagatgatggggcaaaaaaaaaatatatatatagtgcagcaacacacacacacatttcgaagACTGACAACCACGGCCACACAGTCTCACCTGAAGTAGATATGGCCGGGCGGACTCATCGGGGAGAGCCAGAAGAACTGAACCTTGTTCGTTCTTTTGACGCTTGCGTTGTGCGATACAGCACTCtgcatcacacagaccacagacggacaggcaggcagacgcacAGTCAATAgcgtatgcagacacacacacacacacacatacacacgcgtgcgcacgcacacacacacacacacacatacataaacacacacacacacacacacacacacacacacacacacaaaacacgcatgcacaaacatacgcatgcacgcacacacacacaaatgcacgtacgcacgcacgcacacacgcacgcacacacgcacgcacacacacgcgcgcgcgcatacacacacacacacacacacacacacacacacacagagggacgttAGATATGTGAGTGCAATGGATCTGCGAAATTTGTATAGGTCTGTCTCTTTGTGAATTAGCCACAGTGTCTGCAACACGGCCAAACGATCGGCTtattatcacagactgacataagcttagcaaaatgagaactgtatgatcaatggtttctctattaaatgggaagtcatttacagttttgtctttggtgaaggactataaaaaaaaaaaagtctccctttcaccgccagtcagtttagagtgcaaaattcctttgagctataaacacagaaaatatggtgtctaagaatagctgggtatacccctgtgatgggtagaaaatatgacttatcctaccaccaaacattacaagcagtaggttcgtggataacagacacatgatctggtcacccttcggtgacatgggtcctctacctagctgctgcataaatgcgagtttgccAATGAAAGGGGAAAATTTGTTtaaaggcaaaattgcactggctcttaggactgcagccttgggagcttgttggcctttgggaaccatcccaacgccgactgtcctaaaacccttttggccccgagagagggggtgtaacttggacaagacactctccactataatcaaattctagcccagatagtcaggacagcagttacctcctctgctgttctggtggtcatagtcggactcgGCTGACTATCATATTGCAACAAGTTCATTCTCAACATCTGAATTCAAAAGAAAACTTCTGAGAGAAGGATTCTTTTGATATTTTCCACCTGTACCTCGTGAGACACCGTGGCAGACTCGATTAGACGTCgatcaagtgttcaccagtgatcagggttctaggctccgtttcgacatggtgttgtgtctttgagaAAGGTAATTTCCCTTCACTCTACCCAGGTACCTGACTTGGGTAGGGGAAGGTTActacggcggaaggagaggactgggccccgccttccaaatGCAGAGCTCTGgacacactgtggagtgatggcctagaggtaacgcgtccgcctaggaaacgagagaatctgagcgcgctggttcaaatcacggctcagcagccgatattttctcctcctccactagaccttgagtggtggtctggacgctggtcattcggatgagacgataaaccgaggtcccgtgtgcagcatgcacttagcgcacgtaaaagaacccacggcaacaaaaagggtttctggcaaaattctgtagaaaaaaataaacccttggcactgaaggggttgaATAGACTGGAGACTTACCCGAGGTCTTTCAATGTGGCAGTCCATCACTTTGAGGAAGTTGCCCTCCCCCTGAAAGTAGAAGCTCCCAACAGGCTTGTCACTGTAGCAGTCCGCCATCCGGGCTTGAACCAACATGCCTACAAAGTGATCCGGGTCCCTCTTCACTCGCAGAGTCACTGAAACCAGTACGAGTTTTCCTGAACTGAGATACTTACATATACTAATATCCGTGAGATTATGTTATATTGTCCGAAgacattttgttcatttacctaCCTCCccgtccccacctcccccccctccccccgccatgtaggcagccatacatctTTCTCGGGGGGCTGTGCATTCCGcgggtgtatgttcttgtttccataaccaaccgaacgctgacatagattacaggatctttgacgtgcatatttctcttctgcgtgcgtgtacacacaaaagaaggttcaggcacttcgcaggtctgcacataggtctCAGATCGGGGGTGAAGAAAGCTGCGACGGGAATCGAACTCGAGGACACTGGGGCGATAATCCGGCAGCCGCTCTGACCActtgaccacaacacaacacccgtCATCCCCTGACTCGCACAGCCAGTGACAGATAGTCTGTGAGTATGCTTtgatgtacagtttcagtttcagttactcaaggtggcgccactgcgttcagacaattccatatacgcttccccacatctgctaagcagatgcctgacagcagcataacccaacacgctcgcAAGAcattgaatgcatatatatatgtgtgtgtgtgtgtgtgtgtgtgtgtgtgtgtgtgtgtgtgtgtgtattcgtgtaccAACCAGAGCGGATTTCATTTACatgattctgccagaggacaacacatttgtcgccatgggttctttttcagtgcgccaagtgcatgctcggttcatcgtctcattttccagtcaaacttggagcggtgaaagggcgagagcgggattcgaacccagaccctaacggacaCTATATCAGCAGATTAGCGTctcaaccatcctgccaccttgctccttcgcattcattcatcatttcattAATTATGCCCATCGCTCTCCGGTGGAGcgtaggccatcgacgacccctcgccatcgcactctgttctgacTGAAAAATCGaattgagcgtctggtcattccaGTCCCTTGCTgattcagctctgcctcggtgtctcgcctccagctgttgcgaggccggcctctcttcctctttccctgcgggttccaggtcaggccttggcgtgtgatgcttgacactggcttcctgagggtctgtctgatccagccccacttcctacgcattatctgcttggccactggttcctgtcccactcgctcccacagatcttcgtttcagatcttctcctgccatcagatcttgtagatgcgcctcagacaggtgttgaagaatgtctgaatcttctgctgcatcgtctatGTTGTCCGctatgtctcgcatccgtagaatAGAATTGACTGCTCCTTCGCATTGTTGGACTGAAAGTGTCGTTGTTTGTGACTGTAAGATCACGTGACCTATCTCACCTGACAGTGATTGGTCGTactgaaggaaggtggcagaatggttaagacgctcatcccgATACAGttgagtccatgagggtgtgggttcgaatccctctctcaccatttctccaaagtttgactgaaaaatcgaattgagcgtctggtcattcggatgagacgataaaccgaggtcccgtgtgcagcatgcacttggcgcactgaaaaagaacccatggcaacgagaatgttgtcctctggcaaagtccTGTAGAAAAAAATCGACCTGGCTAGGTATACACAAATATGTAATGCATGCGCTTAAGGCCTGACAGTcaatcgcgttgggttatgctgctggtcagccatctgcatAGTAGATGTGGTGTCACTGAAtgatggattaactcactcagtacggccagtcctctcttctcttctgcacagacccctcggatgtccagtgggtgtcttaatgacccaacctttagcttccgtcgtaagaattgtggtattctttgtcaacattcacctcttcagtataagagccttccgcttgcaatattttgatgatggtaattggggtgaaacgctgttaacgtcgtctctttcgccgttcgtatggagagagttaaaaatttgtccgaacgcagtgacgcctccttgagaaactgaagctgaaactgtagCTACTAGTAAGTGTCGTTGGttgcactgatctaaaaataggttTGTGGTGACAGTACGTGTGATCACGCGACCCCGTCTCACCTGTCAGCGATTGGTTGGGGAAGGTGAGAGGCCCCCCCGTGACCTCCAAGGCGAAAGGAGGCGAGGAGGTCATGGCGTTCACACGGTGACCGACAGGGAACATACTGAGGCACGTGCTGTCCGGAGCCCCGTTGGGGTAGGCAGTGACGGACGCTGTCGTCtgtagcaacaccaccaccacccccaccacccccacactgtgCAGCAACACCATCTGCAacatgacgtgacgtgacgtgacgtgacccCGCGCAACGTCGTTCGAACTTCGTCCGTCATGCGTGTAAATACAGCAACgtctcgtagtgtgtgtgtgtgtgtgtgtgtgtgtgtgtgtgtgtgtgtgaacttcagtTTTGACGTCTATTCACCAGAAGTGTTattagaatggtgtgtgtgtgtgtgtgtgtgtgtgtgtgtgtgtgtgtgtgtgtgtgtctgtctgtctgtgtttgtgtctgtgtgtctgtgtctgtatgttcttACTAATGACGTGTTtaaaacttttgtttgtttgttttgttttttttgtttttttgttgtttttttctgaaattgtGTGAACAATGGTTCACGAGTGCATCATGGTTTGCGTGGACACATGACATTAAATCGTTAAGATAAAAGGCTACCATGTCATCTAGAATATTGTATCTATCTCCAGTACGCTTTGCGGGGTTGTTCATTGACTGACGTACTTATTTGAATGACAACACTGCAAGCTTCTACACAGATACACTTGTTCATTTTATAACTAACCCTGGTATTACATctcgtatttcttcttcttcttcgtgggctgcaacacccacgttcgctcatatgtacacgagtgggctttcacgtgcatgaccgtcctttttaacccgccatgtgggcagccatactcagttttcgggggatCTCGTAGGTCTACTTCGAACACTGAGTTCAGAAAGAAAACTGTCCATGATGTGGACATCAGACATACATTGCTTTAATGGAATGGAGTTTTACGCTTCCtgaataataatcagaaactgaaacacacacacacacacacacacacacacacacacgtgattctgaaaacaacaacaacaacaaaaaacaaacaaacaaaaaaccaccatcgtcttcatcgtcggtATTAAAGATTGTGCGCATTGACTAGCAAGATGGGACATAGATTGTGCATATCATGCATGAtgacgtgttatatatatatatatatatatatatatatatatatatatatatatataaagagaaaaaagaaaagaaaacaaacacatcaatctgtcaaatattccaaattttcggagcgatcacgctccttcctcaagggataagttgtttacatgttaccagggtcactcttacgcagctattatgacgcaagcacgccatgacgtacatgttgtgatgcaatttcacaaggCCCAGCGCCTAAAGAATTACAATTGTATATTTTCTTCTGctgtcaaaaaataagttccataaaacctaacttactgaataactcaatcgaCAGTAAagtgcgctgtagtgtagcgacgcgctctccctggggagatcagcccgaattccacacagagaaatctgttgtgataaaaagaaatacaaatacaaatacaaattattttcTGTTATCTGAAGCATTGACTTTTGTCATTGGCAGCGACCGATTTTACAGTTCCATGTGCGTCTAGAATCAAACAAACTTGCTGTCAGGAATCAACATACAAAAAAATCTAACAGACAGACGTTATAGACTGCTGAATATTCGTCtgatcataacacacacacacacacacacacacacacacacacacaaactcctcccGGGGGAGACTTACAAAAGGAGGGGGGAGATTTGAGACGTTACACCGGTCGAATTCTCAACATGCCCATCATTAACTGTGAAGGGTAGTGCTTCATACTATACCTGGCTTGTGCCTTGCTGAACCCATCATTATTTGACATTATTATCGCTGTCACGTCTGGTGTCTGTGTTGAGGGGGGAATTGGTGGGTCTACTGGTTATTATTTTGCCAGACATTTCCTTTTAGTTGTGTGGTAGGCCTATAgggctgtgtgcgtgcgcgtatgtatatatatatatatatatatatatatatatatatatatatatatatatatatatatatatatatatgtgtgtgtgtgtgtacgtgcgtgtcagtgtgtgtgtgtgtgtgtgtgtgtgtgtgcgcgcgcgcgcgccgcgtgcgtgtcagtatgtgtgtgtgtgtgtgcgtctgtgtgtgtgtgtgtgtgtgaaaactaacACTAACTTTTTGTCAGCAACAACATTTAGTAGAAAAACCAAAGTGGGCAAGGTAATATTGATAggtactataatatatatatatatatatatatatataatgaataaataaataaaaaggaagtcGATTGACATGAGCGGACGACATAAACCCAGATAAACATTTCAGAAAATCTGTTTTTTTCCTACCTGCTTTGTAAAAAGTTTCTAAAAGGATATGTTGGAAATAACCCACTTATttcgctaaaaacaacaacaaaaaacaaacaaacaaacaaaaaacagaataagAAAATCGCAGATTCTCAGCTACACTGAAAATACTTagatgaataacaaaaaaaaaaaaaaaaaaaaaaaaaaaaaaagaaggaaaaagaagaagggaggggcggaggtgtgtcagtgtgtgtgtgtgtgtgtgtgtgtgcgtgcctgcgtgggGGGCGGGCCGGAGAAGAaacgccaacaacaaaaatctatccTTCACCTCGTTATTAAAACtatgctgctgcaactgctacaATAATATACTTCtactttaaatatatatatatatatatatatatatatacacgcacacacacacacacacacataaacacacacgcacgcacacgcatacacacacacacacacagacacacacattaaaaacaacaacacacagccatTCACAGCATACCTATGTGTTCACCCAAACATTTACAATAATCAGTAACATTTAATTCTTTAGCCCTACTGaggttgcgcgcgcgcacacacacacacacaccaaccttccTGATTCACTGAAGGACGGACGGCGGAACACTGCCAACACACGGCAGTGCAACTGACAAACCACGGCGAATTGACAGGCGACAGGAGCTCTTTCACAcacaagacaggtgtgtgtgtgtgtgtgtgtgtgtgtgtgtgcgtgcgtgtgtttgtgacttCGAATACGTCAAAGACTTCAGGCATCGACTTAAATGTGTGCAAGTTTTGTTATAATGTTATGGGCTGTGGTGGAAGCTATCGAAttaggtgtgtttgtgagttttgtttttatgtgtgtgtttactttcagttaacacacacacagagaaatatatacatatataaatatatgaatttgacaatactcgtataatttgcgtccgaacttttagatattttacagacctgttgatgataccctaaggttactgtgtgaaaattttcaatgaattctgtttctctatcactgagaaaatacatGTCAAAGatagcggttcacttttttggggacatcCGATAAATatattcgcgcgcgtgtgtgcgtgtgtgtgtatgcatgtgaggtTATGCAGCTACCCGACTCATTATTTATATGTATTGTTACACCTGGCAGCTGCCAGGTAAGCACCATGATGAAAGGTGCTAGAGTTCTAAGATTATCGCCAGttgaaattaacaaaaaaaacaaaaaaacaaacaaaaacaaaaaaaaatctctgcacATATACTGTCCATGCTGAAATTGAAATCAAGAAGAATCAATTTTATGATGGGAAAGCATCCGTGCAGAACTTTTATTGTattatctatctctgtatctctctctctctatatatatatatatataaataaacacacacaaacacacatctaaatctagacagagacaaagaaagagagtgagagacagagaaagagagagagagggcactgggtgtgtgtgttcgtgaaaacagcatgggaggggggagagaaagaggaagaagaagtacaagcattacccacaacacacaacactcccaACAACCACGAAAGTAATTTTGAAAGCCGCTTTACTGTATGACAGTTTCACTGGACACAACGCAGCGACAACGTCAGCACTATCACGGTCAGTGGTTCGTTGTCGCTGAACTTTTAGCAATGTTCCCTTCATGatcatcacattaaaaaaaaaaacaaaaaaaaaacaccacagttTTACACTTTCTTGTCACAAAACTAGTACAACTTTGGCCACAattttacttgaaaaaaaaaaaaaaaaaaaaaaaaaaatccatgtactGCAACTCAAATCAAACCACAGCCAGGCTAAGACAGACGAGCTTAAGACACTGTTCTTAATCTCAAGCAACCCGTTGCAAGAAAACAATTCATTGGAAAACTTCTCAAGCAGGCATGGTATAAACAGGACAGACATTCCAAGTACTTTCCCCATAATTAGAATCATATTTCCAAACTCTATAAGCAAACAAGGTAAGAAGTTGACACACATTCTCAAACACCCACCAGCTTAGCACAAACCTGGTGTATATTAACATCACTGGCAAAATGTACTCACATGTTATCTGAACTTGGGCAAGAATCAACACTCTTCAGAAACTGTAAAATGGCGCAAAGCATTTTACACAAGTATCTTAAGCTGCAACTTAGTTCATGCAAGCACGGAGAAGCtaccaaagataaaaaaaaaaaaaaataaaaataaaaaaaaacccctaagaGACTAGGTGAGAATGTACCTTTACCAAAGGAAGTAACCAGGATGAGGAATTCTACTTGCTCAAGAAAGCCAAGACCTTGGTTTGATATCTTGTCCAGAAAGACTAGTATCCAGTCCACCAATATACATGCGAGAAAAACATCAGGCATGTGGCATCAGAAACCACACACATGAGTGGTTATCTCCCATTCTGTTTGCCTGGACTATCACCTTTTGATGTCAGTATGTCAGTAGTTCGTAAAGTCAGAATCTGTGCTGTGACTGCCAGTAaggtggatttaaaaaaaaaaaaaaaaaaaaaaaaaaaaaagtcaagtgcTAGGCTTTCTTTGCAAGATAAGCACTGTGAAGCTTGcattctgtcagtgacactttcGTAAAAATTGTTccgttacaaatgtattcactcGCTTTTTGTGTCTTTGACTAGCAAACACTCCGAAAAACTTTTAAGTACCTGTTTAACAACACAGGTGGCAGTTGACATGTTTAAGCtgtactgattattattattattattattattattattatcattattattattgtcatgttTTCACAAGACATTTCCCCTGGAGGGAAATAAAAAGATTTCCATTGAAAAACACAAattctcattttcttcttcctgtacTGAGAGTTTATTTACTTTACTGCAGATTATGCTGACCTGAACTGAGACACTTCTAATTACTGACAGTTACCTACAAGTCCTGTGTCAATCATAATTCACAGTCCTCCTCTAATGAAAGCATCTCTTCACGTCCTGAGAATCAAAGGCCAGCCTTCATTATTCTTCACATTATGCATGCAGTCCAGCTTCTATTAAAAAGTCTTTCATGGCACAATGAGAATAACACTGTACACTTTCATTCACACTGAGCAATTTGGTTTTCctgcactgcacatacacacacacatacacatacatgcatacgtgtgtctacacacaaacttgtgcatgaacacacacagcaatttGGTTTTCctgcactgcacatacacacacacatacacaaacatgcatacatgtgtctacacacaaacttgtgcatgaacacacacacacacacatacactctgatCCTCAAGCCATATTACTTTTGCCCCCACTGTTGTCGCACAACAGTCAACAGTTCTGTTTTGATATATCACTTcaaccactcttttttttttttttttccctttccacaTACCAGCAACTGGCCACCTaccactcttaaaaaaaaaaaaaaaaaaaaaatcacacctggAAAGCATGGCTTAACTATACAAAGTacagcaaaaacacaaacaactgagtgcatgggaaaaaaaaacccaaaacaaaacaaacaaaaaaaacaccattggGCAAGTCATttttcagctgaaaaaaaaaaaaaaaaaaagtaacaaaaatcccccccaaacaaaacacgaTCAATGAAGAAAGAGATCAAAACTTGCAGAAGttgtacaaaacacacagaggaatggatatgtcagaaagaaaacgaaaaacagacaacagaaaaaaaataaagaaagaagacagaaacaaagagtggTAGAAAAAGGAGGACATTCCTAACATGCCTCATTCAGTCAAGTGTTTccataacagtttcagtttcagtggctcaaggaggcgtcactgcgttaggacaaatccatatacgctacaccacatctgccaagcagatgcctgaccagcagcgtaacccaacgcgcttaagtctTTCCATGACAGAACACACGTTTCCCTTCCACACAAACATCCCTTCCAACAACTACTTTGCCTTGGAACAACTAAACAAGTACAACCCTCCTCcacatcattttcattttatgcCAGTGCGCTCACCAGTTCTCCACAACTTGGCAGTCACCTGAACATTCGCTTTATCTCAAAACATCCTCATTGTTTTAACCACACTTTTTCAATTCTGTGCTGATACGAGCTGAATGTGATGGGTAGGAATGTGGTCGAAAAAAACTGATGAAtgtggaaaggagagagtgaaagacaaagGAGTCAGTGTGAACAATACAGGAGCTGTGATATATGTACGGGCAGGATGGGGGGGATATGTGATCAGACTCCTGCAAATCAGTAAGAACCGC
Coding sequences within it:
- the LOC143295163 gene encoding putative defense protein 3 translates to MLQMVLLHSVGVVGVVVVLLQTTASVTAYPNGAPDSTCLSMFPVGHRVNAMTSSPPFALEVTGGPLTFPNQSLTVTLRVKRDPDHFVGMLVQARMADCYSDKPVGSFYFQGEGNFLKVMDCHIERPRSAVSHNASVKRTNKVQFFWLSPMSPPGHIYFRATVVKNVTTFWTNVFSEMVQDASDSRPLPRHHCDVCTRLAACSASSLAAVTSLVTAALCCLSFARVVVMHG